A single genomic interval of Bradyrhizobium japonicum USDA 6 harbors:
- a CDS encoding DUF2336 domain-containing protein yields MSTAEFSIIDEVESAIRLGSAEKGLETARRVTDLFLSSAGSFDNAQIALFDDVLERLIGTIELRAIADMGARVALAEISAQLAPIAQAPPSVIRRLANNDEIRIAGPVLQESARLDDGELVKIASSKGEPHLLAVAGRWWLKEIVTDALLARRYPSVSRRLAANPGARVSGNGFAVIVGQAEADPELAVSVGVRVDLPSDLRRRLLRSATDAVRTRLLSRAPPHLFEEIQGAIAAVTVGVEREMSAVRDFEGAKRAIANLKATGQLTEATLLGFATQRRYEEAVAALAALSGSTIEVIRPLMQSLREDGLLVPCKAAQLSWETTAAVLESRFATGAMKPADIARAQGHYARMTSENARRTLRFWQVRAL; encoded by the coding sequence ATGTCCACAGCCGAGTTTTCGATCATCGATGAAGTCGAATCAGCGATTCGGCTCGGCTCGGCGGAAAAGGGCCTGGAAACGGCCCGCCGCGTCACCGACCTCTTCCTCTCCTCCGCCGGAAGTTTTGACAACGCGCAGATCGCACTGTTCGACGACGTGCTCGAGCGCCTGATCGGCACCATCGAGCTGCGCGCCATCGCCGACATGGGCGCACGCGTAGCGCTGGCCGAGATCAGCGCGCAGCTTGCGCCGATCGCGCAGGCGCCGCCCTCCGTGATCCGCCGCCTCGCCAATAATGACGAGATTCGCATCGCCGGCCCCGTGCTCCAGGAATCCGCGCGCCTCGACGATGGCGAACTGGTGAAGATCGCCTCCAGCAAGGGCGAGCCGCATCTGCTCGCGGTCGCCGGGCGCTGGTGGCTCAAGGAGATCGTCACCGATGCGCTGCTGGCGCGGCGCTATCCCAGCGTCAGCCGACGGCTTGCCGCCAATCCCGGCGCGCGCGTTTCCGGAAACGGATTTGCCGTCATCGTCGGGCAGGCCGAGGCCGATCCCGAGCTCGCCGTGAGCGTCGGCGTCCGCGTCGACCTGCCGTCCGACTTGCGCCGCCGGTTGCTGCGTTCTGCGACGGATGCTGTGCGCACCCGGTTGCTGTCGCGCGCACCGCCGCATCTGTTCGAGGAGATCCAGGGCGCGATCGCCGCCGTGACCGTCGGTGTCGAACGCGAGATGTCAGCCGTGCGCGATTTCGAAGGCGCCAAGCGGGCCATCGCAAATCTCAAGGCGACGGGCCAGCTGACCGAGGCGACGCTGCTCGGCTTCGCTACGCAGCGGCGCTATGAGGAAGCCGTGGCCGCGTTGGCGGCCCTGTCGGGATCGACCATCGAGGTGATTCGTCCGCTGATGCAGAGCCTGCGCGAGGACGGCCTGCTGGTGCCGTGCAAGGCGGCGCAGCTCAGCTGGGAAACCACAGCGGCCGTGCTCGAGAGCCGCTTTGCCACCGGCGCGATGAAGCCCGCTGATATCGCGAGGGCGCAGGGGCATTATGCACGCATGACCTCGGAGAACGCGCGGCGGACGCTGCGATTCTGGCAGGTGCGGGCGTTGTAG
- the mtaB gene encoding tRNA (N(6)-L-threonylcarbamoyladenosine(37)-C(2))-methylthiotransferase MtaB, producing MAVDVVTFGCRLNAFEAELIRREAEGAGLSDTIVINSCAVTNEAVAQARQSIRKSKRERPGARIVVTGCAAQTQSRMFADMAEVDRVLGNDDKMRREAWRDARAAFDLGASEKIAVSDIMAVKEMAPHLIDGFASGLPRVFVQVQNGCDHRCTFCIIPYGRGNSRSVPMGAVVDQVRVLVARGHAEIVLTGVDLTSYGADLPGAPRLGMLTKQILRHVPELKRLRISSIDSIEADADLLDAIGDDARLMPHLHLSLQSGDDMILKRMKRRHSRDDSIAFCDQVRRLRPDIAFGADIIAGFPTETEEMFSRSLDLVEECGLTFLHVFPYSPRPGTPAARMPQVAGGAIKERAKRLRAAGEAALRRRLQTEAGATRDVLIESESQGRTEHYLPVAIAGERIGRVVPLMIAGSDGERLTV from the coding sequence ATGGCCGTCGACGTCGTCACCTTCGGCTGCCGTCTCAATGCCTTCGAGGCCGAATTGATCCGCCGCGAGGCCGAGGGCGCGGGCCTCTCCGACACCATCGTCATCAACAGCTGCGCCGTCACCAATGAAGCGGTGGCGCAGGCGCGCCAGTCGATACGCAAATCGAAGCGCGAACGGCCGGGTGCGCGCATCGTCGTCACCGGCTGTGCGGCGCAGACGCAGAGCCGGATGTTCGCAGACATGGCCGAGGTCGATCGCGTCCTCGGCAATGACGACAAGATGCGCCGCGAAGCCTGGCGCGATGCACGTGCCGCGTTCGATCTCGGTGCGAGCGAAAAGATCGCCGTCAGCGACATCATGGCGGTGAAGGAGATGGCGCCGCATCTGATCGACGGCTTTGCGAGCGGCCTGCCGCGCGTGTTCGTGCAGGTGCAGAACGGCTGCGACCATCGCTGCACGTTCTGTATCATCCCCTACGGCCGCGGCAATTCACGCTCGGTGCCGATGGGCGCGGTGGTCGATCAGGTGCGCGTGCTTGTTGCGCGCGGCCATGCCGAGATCGTGCTGACCGGTGTGGACCTCACCAGCTATGGCGCCGACCTGCCGGGTGCACCGAGACTCGGCATGCTGACCAAGCAGATCCTGCGGCATGTGCCGGAGCTGAAGCGCCTGCGCATCTCCTCGATCGATTCGATCGAGGCCGATGCCGATCTGCTGGATGCTATCGGCGACGATGCGCGCCTGATGCCGCATCTGCACCTGTCGCTGCAATCCGGCGACGACATGATTTTGAAGCGCATGAAACGGCGTCATTCGCGCGACGACTCGATCGCGTTCTGCGACCAGGTCCGCCGCCTGCGCCCGGACATCGCCTTCGGCGCCGACATCATCGCGGGCTTTCCGACCGAGACCGAGGAGATGTTTTCGCGCTCGCTGGATCTCGTCGAGGAGTGCGGTTTGACGTTCCTGCACGTCTTCCCGTATTCGCCACGCCCCGGCACGCCGGCCGCGCGGATGCCGCAGGTCGCAGGTGGTGCGATCAAGGAGCGCGCGAAGCGGCTGCGTGCGGCGGGCGAAGCGGCATTACGGCGGCGGCTGCAAACCGAGGCCGGCGCCACGCGCGACGTGCTGATCGAGAGCGAGAGCCAGGGCCGCACGGAGCATTATCTGCCGGTGGCGATCGCGGGCGAACGTATTGGTCGTGTGGTGCCGCTGATGATTGCCGGCAGCGATGGCGAGCGGTTGACCGTATAG